The sequence GTCTAGAAAAAATCGAGTTACCTGTGAATCCTTAACGGCAAAATCTTttgattttcataaattagtgatgaagaattttctttattaataccTTGAAATAATGATGTTAAAGAGCACACTTTGCGTAAACctgatatttaatttgaaaaaaacacaatTTGCGTGCATCAAAACGTGCTAACTTCTATATAGCAAAATTAGAGATTCTagaattaatgaaatgttaaagatgtgaaaaaaattatattaaaaatcatgaCATCATAATAAAATCACACTTACATATATTCTTCCGTCCGTCACCGATACAAAACTCTAATTATACTCGATACAAATACGAAGAACGCGCCCACATGAGACATCCAGCGAAATCATCAATGGTTTTCCACGAAGGAGGACGGACCGCACGATACTATACGATACGATCAGTCACGTGATACGCCCACGCTCATTCACAATCATTCAAAAATTCGCCGAAGTGGCCCGCGTCGATCGACCCGATCGTGTCGCCGCGTAATCGGGATGCGAGCGTCGTTATCATCGATGCGTAACGGCGCACCGACAGGTGTCTTTTTGCGCGAACGTGTGCAAGTGTGCGGGAGAGCGAGAGTCGCAGAATCGATCGCGAGCAGCCGCGTATGTACGTCCGCTAATCACCAGGCACCAGGCAGATCGCGGCAAATTACGCGCGTACGTCCGTTAGATGATGGTGCGAGTCGCGTCCGCGAGATCCGAGCGCACGATATGAAAATGTCGATTTCACTCACCGCTATCTCGGCCTCGGGCTGGACGGACAGCACGTCGGTACCGCAATCCGGAGTACTCTAACGCTCGGCTAACCCCCTACCAAGATTTGACACAGACCACACGGACGACAGCTGTTCGCGGTTTCGCGCACGGTTGACAGGCGGCGCGAGCGTCGGGCCGTCGGCGCGCCGACGATGAGTCACACACCTGCAAGGGTGGGGGCAGAAAATTGACCGAAACCGCATTTCAAACACGTGGACCGGAGGAAGATtggacaaatttaataattgtacgACGCACACGTCGACGAAATCAATGAATCGATGAGAGTTATCTACGTTCTCTTTGTGCAATCAAGATctcgaataaaaattcatcgaAGTGAGATATTGTATTGTTATAttcgtatctttttttctaaattaattttcttttttctttagttttaatttttattaatgtaattttattattatttagactccaaataagaaaaaatggaGAACTCTTTTTAGAGAGATTAGAGGAGATATTGCAACACCGAGCGACAGCAATTGCGCGCAATTTCCGCGAGCAGAATTCAGAGAAGAGATTTTCGAATAGCACAAAGAGAGAGTAGGATCTTTTATTATCAACATTATTAATACAGTGAAACAGGTGGtagtattatacaataaaatagtgCCGTTTTACAATAGAACGCTGTAAAGCTTTTTCTCATACATTATGTAGGATTCGTCGAAGCCCCGTCCTGTACTGCATTTTGATCTTGCGCCCTCCTCACAGCGATATGTAGTCCTTGAGCTGTTCATCGATCTCGGGGTTGAGGGTCGACATTAGTTGGTCGGATTGATTATCGCCGACGATATTTCGCAGAGTTATCaactaataaatttcaaaagtcATTTCAGAATTGAAAAGCACCCTTCAAGAAACGCCGAAAGATCGGGGAAAAAAGATTCGCGGGGTCCCCACCTGACTTTGGAGCGTGTCTTTCAAGGATATATTATGCACGGGATCGCTTAAGGCGAGCCTCTTCTCTCGTTGAGCATGCTCAGTCTCGTAATCCACGTCATCGTACTGAGACGGACTGTGCTGATCGGTAATCATCAGAGAACTAGAACAATTATCGTCTCGTTAATTGCATCGCATGTACGGACGCATAAGCGAGGTCCACTGGCAtctatctctgcttccttcaTACAAAATTCTACGTGCGATCGATCGAGGTAAACCGCTCAcgcgaataaatataataccgGAATAATTTCCATAATTATGAAACtgattttctaaataaaaattctaaattaaatgaaaataaaattctaaattaaataaaaataaaattctaaattaaataaaaataaaattctaaattaaatgaaaataaaattctaaattaaataaaaataaaattctaaattaaatgaaaataaaattctaaatgcCAAATTAAGAGCGACGATTACCGGCTTGCaacaaatgttatatataattactagCTAATtagttgtataattatatagctgataatgtttcaaaaatctcataaaataatttagaattttactTTCCAGttggaaaatattgtacagTACTTTTGTCGTGTTACGATTTTTCTCTACTCCGATTGACCGATTGAGATAAAAAGATTCTCGTCTTACTCGACAGGATAGCCCATATCGTCGAGTTTGGTGACGTCGTTAAGCGTCTCGACGATGTTCGATATTATCTGCGGGAAGTACTCGAGAACAATGGGTGGACTGTTCGCTCCGAGGAGGGAGCATAGCGCGAGAGCTAGTAACTTGCGCCTCTCGGTTTGCGTCACTTGTGGCATGCCGTTAACCCAGCTGTGTATCATCTTGCCGAGCACGACCGCTTCCCTCGTTTCAGTCCCTATGCTCTGCGCTAGATCGCCAATTACCTGCAAACAGACTCTTCATCATCGAGACAGTCTGCGAATACGAATGTCACGAGCGTTAAAAtggaatctctctctctttctctctctctctctctcttacctGTACAAAAATATCCCTAGAACCTAACAAAGTTCTCGCGACGATAGATAAATTCATGGTCATGACCATCGGATACCCCTCACCGTGGTAAACGCTCCTGTTAATCACGCAATTTCATCgcgtaaatattataacacgTTTTTTTGCGCGGGTTTTTTTCTCTCAAGAGTGTCTACTCACTCGAATATCTTTAGCAAGGTCGGTTTGATCAGTTCTGCGCCCTGCTGCGGAGAAGCGCTGAGGAAAACTTCGAATAACTTCAGAGTCATCACTCTGCCCTCCGTCCGTAAGTCGCTGAAGAGCGCGTTCAGCGTCTCGATGATCATCGGGCCTCGAAGAGCGAAGAAGTCTTGCGGATTCAACAGTACGTACACCTGAATTATGTGCAGGCATAAGCGCAAGTTCTCGGTAGATTGAtctaaaagtaaatataaaaaggtCATCCGAAATTGGAAAAATTTCTGAGAAGAATCGATAATTAGCATCGGCGATCATAGACGCGCTAACCCAATAACGCTGGCATGTTCCTGAAGAGAGCCATTATAGCCGATGTCGGAGCGGGCGCGTTCTCCAGCAAGGCCAGCCACAATTGCAAACCGTCCTCCAGCAAATAAACGTGTCCTTCTTGATTAACATCGCAGCTCTGTGCAACGACACCGACCACCAGAGGCTCCAAGACAACGCTCTCAGAACCGAGGGCCTGTTAATacagcaataaaatattaataaaatattatttcttaaatcAACCGACGCGACAAATTGTACGTTCACCAATTGTACCTTCTCCAAATGTCGCAGAGTTGACAGTATAGCACATCTCAGCATGTTATACACTTCCGATTGCTGCCAGAGTTCAGGCAAGTACGAACTCAGTGCACCGACATGCGGTTTGATTCCACTGCCGACACGCTCGATGATGAACGACAATACGTACAACACTTGCATCTGAAAAATAAGAGAActcatataagaaaaatatatagaaaatcgaaaaataccAGGGAATTTacaaggaaaagaaaataaatgccGATTACGTACTTTCGTGTCGCACTCATTCACTTCCTTGAGAAGAACGAACAACAACGTGAACACCGGCTCCAAGAAGTGCGAGAATTCCTCCGGATTAAATTGGAAATCGTCGATCGCCTGCTTCAAGGCGTTACTCGCCGCTAAACGCACGCCCAAGTCTTCTTCGGGACTCATCGCCTCTATCATAAGTTTATACAATTCCGGTCTCAATTCCACGCTGAATTTGATGTCTGCAAAgaaatttgtcaaaaattttttggCAAAAATAACGAGCGACAATAATCGATCGggcaaatatattattctcaaataaaatgttcaacGTACTCGACCATTGTCCGATAAGCCAACATACGCGTCTTCTGATAATCCTATAATTATTACTTCGAACCTTTAATTCCTCCTTTAGAGTCGTCGAAAACCACTGATCAAAGTTTACCTGTTGCATAATGATGTATTGTCTAGATCTTAAATGTTTACGTGGGATTTTCGGTAACAGTTCTCTCTTACCTCGTCATATAAATCAAACGCGGCCAGACCAACCGCGCGATAGACCGCATCTTTCACTAGAATCGCATGCAGATTATTCGGATCGACAGGCTGATGATGTTCTCGCATTAAATCCACGAGGATTGAAGCGAGAACACCTCGAAAGTGATGTAAGATTGCCAAAAATAAGGATTCCGTGCAAGGCTGCAATGCAAAAGTTTACATAATCGcgatatgcatttatataataataaacttttctactaataaattgaatttttacttttcattAACTCACCCTCAAACTATATTTCCATGATTCCCCGCCATCATCGACGGCTGAAATAGAAATTagtttttcaagaattttattagtattttttaatattaataactttattaataattgttaatagaTAAGAAtagcattattatataagtgTTTAAGCATCACGTAGTGGAGAAGTGAAACTTTACCTAACTTATTATATAAGTGTTTACCGAAATTTTCCGGATGAGTATCCCACAATTCTAGATCCGCAGGTGTTAAAAGGAAGTAATGTGTGACAAGCCTGGAGCAAATTTCCGTTAATATTTCCGGGGTGAAAAATTCTCGTCTCAATTGGCACGCCCTCATTACCAGTGGATCTTTCACTTCTGCTTGGAAGATGgaaacagaattttatttcattggtataaataatatcaagcATAAGAATATAGAGATTATATAGAGTACGCACCTTCGTCGAGTTTAGCTGATCTATAATTCGTCgataataaaatgcttttcaCTAAATTTAgacaatgaataataaatctctCAAATGCTAATGCCTGACCGGCCTCCGTAAAGCAGTAAAAAACAGAGAACTCTAACGAAGTCGGTATGAGTTCCACGTAGCAAAATGGATGCATTTCTAACACTCCTATTAAAACTTTGgtcaaatgtattataaatttatcgcaCATATCCATCTGTATGCCTCTAGAAATTAACGTTTTtcctataaaaaaaaaagaaaaacaaagatGAAAGTGATTGACATTGCTtcatctatatacatatatatatcatgcGAATATCCCCTCAGAACACAAGTGAATGTACTAACGGCACTCAAGACAGGTCCTTGCACGTTCAAAGACAACTTTCAGAAATAACATGGCATCTTGAGATTCGGATGGTTTGGAGAAACCGTATACTATCAATTGCCTAAGTATTCTCAACAGTAGGAGAGCTTTCGCTAAGGCTTCTTGTATCTGACTGGCGTCCGCCCCGTTCGACGCCATGATCAGAAAGGATTCGGTATACGTGTTCCATaggtttaaaataaaattaaacatagTCGCAGTCAATTCTCGAAAAAGTCTCTGACTGTCAGCCAAGCGTTTGGATGCCAAAGCCTTAACAACATGGTGCAGCGTTAACAGCGCCTGACGCTGCGCCAACGAGTTTTCCCGCCTTATAACTTCCAACAATGTCGGTACCAACATATCCCATTCTCTAGGATAATCATACCTGCGTATGAAGcatcgaaaatttatatactgCGCTGAAAATTTGTATACCGCATTACATATCGCGTATCTTACCTCGCTATTTTAGCAATAAGAACTGCTAATTGTATAGCTAATGGATTTACAGGCTCCTCGAAATTTCTCAGCAGATGTTGCCGTAAAAATTCCTTCTCATTATCCTCAATTGCGCTACAAtgtatacattaaatatatatatatatgtgtgtgtatatataagacactacgtaattaatattaacagaGTTTCCTACTTTGGTGCATTTTTCCTCCAATATCTTTCGACCCCAATCTTTAGATACACTATAGCCATCCATCTAACTTCAACAGCCAAGGAATGATTTGAAAGAAcattctaaaaataatatttgtgtaATCAGTCGGATTTACGAATCTATGCCAAGAGGTATGTAACAAGGCAATTCTATGACACGTATAAAGTAAAGGTTATACATGGTAGAACTGCATAATTGTCCCATGCAACGTGCTATGAATTCAATACGTGCATGAGAAGCGTCATACCGATAATCTTACGTCCTACAATCTATCTCACGGTAAATCCGCCATCCTGACGCAGTAACTTACATATAATGCTATATAAAATCCTTGCTGAGTTTCCCATTGCTTCAGAGTTTGCTCTGCGGATTTCAACACAATCGGGTCTTGGCTGACTGCCTGTCGCAGAACCTCTATCACCGCGGCATCCATGTCTTCCTACTAAACAACACAGGTATCAACACATCTGGCATGTCCAACCTGCAAGTCCAAGCTGGATCATGTCCAACAGAACGATCTTTTCAATCGTGCAATCTTCGtccaattaatatttttctccgcgCATTATCTCGCATTATCTGTAACGTTACGATACGTAATTGCGTCATCTGCCGTGCTATCCGTGTCGTCTCGATCAAGAAGCGAGGGATCTATCTCCGCGTCGACGTGTGACTCAGCTCATCGGAAAGAATCACGCCGTCAAGCAAGCCGTCGAGAAGCATGTGGTTCGAGAAACGCAGTTTTCCGCGCGGTGGTATCTTAATGCGTCACGCGGATAGCGCGATTAGGGGAGGTCGAGTCGCGCGAGTCGTAATCTTGTTACATCATTTTTCCTCGTTCACTGATTACCGTCGTCCCTCGTCGTCGTGCTCGTTCCGGTAACGAGAGAGATGCCTTTCTAACCTGTACACAACCAACCGCCGCGGACGGGAATGGTACGCGGCGTGACGCCGCACGAGTGGAACGCGGCACGAGCGTGTTAACGTTACCTGCCTCGGAACCGGTGTCGCAGACTCTCATTCCGTGTGCTCCATTTGCCGCTCTGCGAGATGGAGAGTATTTACGTAGTAAATCGATACATAACGAAAATCCTCCGGCGATCCCTCTCTATCGTCCACCGGATTGTTGGAGCGTCGCACACACGTCCGTCCGCGCGTGTCTATGTCGGCACCTTTGCTAAGCGCACCGTTCTCTCCCGCTCTCCGTCACGCCGGTTCCGTGCTCTGCGCCTTCTTGTTCTCTCCTCTCGCCGCGTGCGACAGCGACAGCGACaatcgttcgttcgttcgtgcgtgcgcgcgacgacgacgatactGACAATGAATGATACGCCTCCTTACCTTACATCTCGCGCGCCGATCGCGAACGGTCCGGCTGCAACTCTGCGACGCAAATCTCTACGTTTCCGGCACGGTGCGGGCAAGCACTGATGCTGCTCCGCCGATTCCGTCGCCGTCGCCCGCTATATTGATCGGCATTTTATATTCGTGCATGTATATACTGTTCGCTTCGTAATACAGTTGATAATAACTTTGTCAGTTTTTAATGACTCTCCTTCCGACGGTCGTATTTTTATTGACGTTCGTTATCTCGATGGATCGCAAATCGTAACGATCCGCCGCCTTCTCTAGCTTCGCTTAtcctgaatattgaataataaataaatcgggTTGTTgacgaaattataaaattgtgcgCTTTATTTTGCCAAGTTTGCAACATTTCGATTCCGAGAGTGCTTCTTGTTCGATGGTTATTTTGGTTCGATTCGAATTCCCGTCGCGCCTCCCATGGCGGACATCCGGTAAAACCACTGCGTGGCACTGCGTACACATGCGCAGGGAACTATTATTCGCGCTCGGGTGGCAGCACTGGAAGCACGCTTGGTATCGGATTCTTTCTCGTTTATATCTCGTGGCATGGTTCGAGCTCCGTCACGATGAAGGTAAGAATCCGCGAATAATTCGAGGATCTCGCGTTTCTCACTTAAAAGTCGAgctttttttaatacaataaagCATGCGTTGTAACGCGATATTCGTATATTCGTCGATATTGTACTTATTCACGTGTATTGCGCGTCGTAAGTAGCAGTTGCTTGTGATCAGGTAGTATCGGGTGAAGCAATGAGTCGttctattttacattaattcgGGAGCACAACAAATCCTTCGCTGCTCAGTGCGTTAACCATAAAATTAACACGTCACgtcaaaaaaatttttctaattatcaAGACAGGAAAATGAATCCTAACCTGACCTAACCTCTCATTCAGAAGCGGATACGTTGTATATACACTTATCTCATGCATTTAATTGTTACAGCTGAACGTGTCGTTTCCTGCTACAGGATGCCAGAAGCTCTTCGAGATCTCCGATGAGCACAAGCTCCGGATGTTCTATGAGAAACGTATGGGTGCCGAGGTAGAGGCCGACGCACTAGGGGACGAGTGGAAAGGCTATGTAGTCCGTATTTCCGGCGGTAATGACAAGCAAGGTTTTCCCATGAAGCAGGGTATCCTGACTAACGGTGAGTTGCtgatgtaaatttaaaattttacgtgATACAAAGTACGGTCAAAGTCAGGCTGCGAAGTgcttctagacactttctatccttcttctcatttgacagaaggaaaaggatagaaagtgtctaGAAGTGCTTCGCAGCGTGACTTTGACCGTACCCACAGTAATGCGatgtattgtaaaattattcctTAACCTTTCAGTAGTGGCGCGTGGTCTATGAGACTGCaatgatttttctttatatataatattacattctgACCTTGATGTTATGTATTATGcctgaatattttgttatataattataaatattatatattttataattggaaatctcaatattatttgaaattatttttggtagctataaagaacaaaaaaaattcTTGCAATATTATATCCTATAATTAAGACTGACAACACTTTTATGTTTAATAGAACTATACTAATACTATCTTTCAGGCCGCGTGCGTTTGCTGTTGTCCAAGGGACATTCCTGCTACAGACCCAGACGCGACGGTGAGCGCAAGCGCAAGTCCGTTCGCGGTTGCATCGTAGACGCCAACTTGTCCGTGCTGTGTCTTGTGATAGTGAGAAAGGGAAAACAGGTAAATAAGCcagttgtaataaattaagcTAGACAATGGAAGCCCCAGTGTGTTACTCAGACTGTATTCAAGATGACTCAATTTTCTTCGGATACTTTCACATACATGGGAGATAAAAGTCGTGTTTGATTTGGGAAACTGCCATGTTACCTGTgctttttctcagtgtacaaACGGAACATTTTCATttgttaatgtaatttatatgaatTGCAGAAATTTCATGCGTTTTGATTGTTAGATTTAATGTTAAACGTAAactaaaatctattttatgaattataaattttataaattatactattGGAGACAATGATAACTACAGGTAACTTAATATTGTAACGTGAACTCGCTATAGGAAATCCCAGGATTAACAGACATGAACGTGCCGCGTCGTCTGGGACCAAAAAGGGCGAGCAAGATTCGTAAGCTTTTCAATCTGACGAAGAAGGATGATGTGCGTCAGTTTGTAGTGAAACGACCTGTTCAGAAGGAAGGCAAGAAGGAACGATTGAAGGCACCCAAAATCCAGCGCCTCATCACTCCGATCGTTCTTCAGGTTTGTAATTTTTCTCAAAGTTTTTGTCAATAACGGTAATTATAAGGAGCGTGTAATTGACATAAATATATTCCAAGTTTCTCCTATTGTTCTccattatatcttattttatttattggaaTTCTAAAAACATATCTTATTGAATATCCTCTCCATTTTACAGAGGAAGAGACACAGGTTGGCCTTGAAGAAGAAGCGTTGCCTGGCTCGCAAGGAGCAGGCGGCGGAATACGCGAAGTTGCTGGCACAGAGGCAGAAGGAAGCGAAGAACAGGCGCCAGGAGGAGATCAAGCGAAGGCGCAGCGCCTCCATGCGCGATTCCAAGTCGTCGAATCAGTCTGCGCCTTCCCAGAAATGAGTTGACTGTATTTACATTTAcgtacaattaataaaaagaatctgAACTATCTGCAGACTCGTTACTCAAATCTCTCACGAGAACCTAATTTGCGTAACCAACTTGAATCTACCTGTCTCGTCACGTggacaaaatttattatgtctattctgttgtaatttattttaaccaTTTTTTTACTTCacgctttatttttataattttatttcgtcgGTGCGATATCTCGAATTATATCTCTGTCTTGCTCTTTGCAAGGCGATTGGCTGATCTCGACAAAGGACGACACCTACATGGGACGGTTTCGAGTTCCAAGTCGCGGCATCGAGATCGAGTTCGATCCATCAAAACAAACGAGCGTCAGTCGAAAATTGGCGTTCTCTGAATTCGCCCGCGCTACCGCCAAATTCAGCCAAATTACGGGATCGTACATAACGCGGATACGAGTCGACTCTCGTTGTTTGTGAAGCATATCCATGCGGATCGCCGGTTTTCCGTGATCACGAGTC comes from Ooceraea biroi isolate clonal line C1 chromosome 8, Obir_v5.4, whole genome shotgun sequence and encodes:
- the LOC105287845 gene encoding importin-11 isoform X2, which gives rise to MRVCDTGSEEDMDAAVIEVLRQAVSQDPIVLKSAEQTLKQWETQQGFYIALYNVLSNHSLAVEVRWMAIVYLKIGVERYWRKNAPNAIEDNEKEFLRQHLLRNFEEPVNPLAIQLAVLIAKIARYDYPREWDMLVPTLLEVIRRENSLAQRQALLTLHHVVKALASKRLADSQRLFRELTATMFNFILNLWNTYTESFLIMASNGADASQIQEALAKALLLLRILRQLIVYGFSKPSESQDAMLFLKVVFERARTCLECRKTLISRGIQMDMCDKFIIHLTKVLIGVLEMHPFCYVELIPTSLEFSVFYCFTEAGQALAFERFIIHCLNLVKSILLSTNYRSAKLDEEVKDPLVMRACQLRREFFTPEILTEICSRLVTHYFLLTPADLELWDTHPENFAVDDGGESWKYSLRPCTESLFLAILHHFRGVLASILVDLMREHHQPVDPNNLHAILVKDAVYRAVGLAAFDLYDEVNFDQWFSTTLKEELKVRSNNYRIIRRRVCWLIGQWSNIKFSVELRPELYKLMIEAMSPEEDLGVRLAASNALKQAIDDFQFNPEEFSHFLEPVFTLLFVLLKEVNECDTKMQVLYVLSFIIERVGSGIKPHVGALSSYLPELWQQSEVYNMLRCAILSTLRHLEKALGSESVVLEPLVVGVVAQSCDVNQEGHVYLLEDGLQLWLALLENAPAPTSAIMALFRNMPALLDQSTENLRLCLHIIQVYVLLNPQDFFALRGPMIIETLNALFSDLRTEGRVMTLKLFEVFLSASPQQGAELIKPTLLKIFESVYHGEGYPMVMTMNLSIVARTLLGSRDIFVQVIGDLAQSIGTETREAVVLGKMIHSWVNGMPQVTQTERRKLLALALCSLLGANSPPIVLEYFPQIISNIVETLNDVTKLDDMGYPVDSLMITDQHSPSQYDDVDYETEHAQREKRLALSDPVHNISLKDTLQSQLITLRNIVGDNQSDQLMSTLNPEIDEQLKDYISL
- the LOC105287845 gene encoding importin-11 isoform X3, whose amino-acid sequence is MDAAVIEVLRQAVSQDPIVLKSAEQTLKQWETQQGFYIALYNVLSNHSLAVEVRWMAIVYLKIGVERYWRKNAPNAIEDNEKEFLRQHLLRNFEEPVNPLAIQLAVLIAKIARYDYPREWDMLVPTLLEVIRRENSLAQRQALLTLHHVVKALASKRLADSQRLFRELTATMFNFILNLWNTYTESFLIMASNGADASQIQEALAKALLLLRILRQLIVYGFSKPSESQDAMLFLKVVFERARTCLECRKTLISRGIQMDMCDKFIIHLTKVLIGVLEMHPFCYVELIPTSLEFSVFYCFTEAGQALAFERFIIHCLNLVKSILLSTNYRSAKLDEEVKDPLVMRACQLRREFFTPEILTEICSRLVTHYFLLTPADLELWDTHPENFGKHLYNKLAVDDGGESWKYSLRPCTESLFLAILHHFRGVLASILVDLMREHHQPVDPNNLHAILVKDAVYRAVGLAAFDLYDEVNFDQWFSTTLKEELKVRSNNYRIIRRRVCWLIGQWSNIKFSVELRPELYKLMIEAMSPEEDLGVRLAASNALKQAIDDFQFNPEEFSHFLEPVFTLLFVLLKEVNECDTKMQVLYVLSFIIERVGSGIKPHVGALSSYLPELWQQSEVYNMLRCAILSTLRHLEKALGSESVVLEPLVVGVVAQSCDVNQEGHVYLLEDGLQLWLALLENAPAPTSAIMALFRNMPALLDQSTENLRLCLHIIQVYVLLNPQDFFALRGPMIIETLNALFSDLRTEGRVMTLKLFEVFLSASPQQGAELIKPTLLKIFESVYHGEGYPMVMTMNLSIVARTLLGSRDIFVQVIGDLAQSIGTETREAVVLGKMIHSWVNGMPQVTQTERRKLLALALCSLLGANSPPIVLEYFPQIISNIVETLNDVTKLDDMGYPVDSLMITDQHSPSQYDDVDYETEHAQREKRLALSDPVHNISLKDTLQSQLITLRNIVGDNQSDQLMSTLNPEIDEQLKDYISL
- the LOC105287842 gene encoding 40S ribosomal protein S6, translating into MKLNVSFPATGCQKLFEISDEHKLRMFYEKRMGAEVEADALGDEWKGYVVRISGGNDKQGFPMKQGILTNGRVRLLLSKGHSCYRPRRDGERKRKSVRGCIVDANLSVLCLVIVRKGKQEIPGLTDMNVPRRLGPKRASKIRKLFNLTKKDDVRQFVVKRPVQKEGKKERLKAPKIQRLITPIVLQRKRHRLALKKKRCLARKEQAAEYAKLLAQRQKEAKNRRQEEIKRRRSASMRDSKSSNQSAPSQK
- the LOC105287845 gene encoding importin-11 isoform X1, with translation MRVCDTGSEEDMDAAVIEVLRQAVSQDPIVLKSAEQTLKQWETQQGFYIALYNVLSNHSLAVEVRWMAIVYLKIGVERYWRKNAPNAIEDNEKEFLRQHLLRNFEEPVNPLAIQLAVLIAKIARYDYPREWDMLVPTLLEVIRRENSLAQRQALLTLHHVVKALASKRLADSQRLFRELTATMFNFILNLWNTYTESFLIMASNGADASQIQEALAKALLLLRILRQLIVYGFSKPSESQDAMLFLKVVFERARTCLECRKTLISRGIQMDMCDKFIIHLTKVLIGVLEMHPFCYVELIPTSLEFSVFYCFTEAGQALAFERFIIHCLNLVKSILLSTNYRSAKLDEEVKDPLVMRACQLRREFFTPEILTEICSRLVTHYFLLTPADLELWDTHPENFGKHLYNKLAVDDGGESWKYSLRPCTESLFLAILHHFRGVLASILVDLMREHHQPVDPNNLHAILVKDAVYRAVGLAAFDLYDEVNFDQWFSTTLKEELKVRSNNYRIIRRRVCWLIGQWSNIKFSVELRPELYKLMIEAMSPEEDLGVRLAASNALKQAIDDFQFNPEEFSHFLEPVFTLLFVLLKEVNECDTKMQVLYVLSFIIERVGSGIKPHVGALSSYLPELWQQSEVYNMLRCAILSTLRHLEKALGSESVVLEPLVVGVVAQSCDVNQEGHVYLLEDGLQLWLALLENAPAPTSAIMALFRNMPALLDQSTENLRLCLHIIQVYVLLNPQDFFALRGPMIIETLNALFSDLRTEGRVMTLKLFEVFLSASPQQGAELIKPTLLKIFESVYHGEGYPMVMTMNLSIVARTLLGSRDIFVQVIGDLAQSIGTETREAVVLGKMIHSWVNGMPQVTQTERRKLLALALCSLLGANSPPIVLEYFPQIISNIVETLNDVTKLDDMGYPVDSLMITDQHSPSQYDDVDYETEHAQREKRLALSDPVHNISLKDTLQSQLITLRNIVGDNQSDQLMSTLNPEIDEQLKDYISL